The Leifsonia poae region GGCTCGAATGCGGGCGGCTCGAATGCAGGCAGCTCAGCGGGAGCCGACTCGACGGGAGCCGACTCGACGGGCGCAGGCTCGACCGACACGGGTTCAACAGGCGGCTCGACCGGCGCGGGCTCGACGGCGGCCGGAACCGGCGGCGCCGGGAAGACCGCGGTGGGTGGCGCCACCGCATCCTCCGTCTCGGCACCGTTCGGGGTCTCGTCAACAGCAGCGGAAGCGGCCACCCGCGGATCGCTGCCGACACCCGGGGTCAGGTTCCAGACGAAGGGCGCGGCCGGCGCCTCGTCGGGCGACTCCGATGCCGGGCGCGCGGAATCGGAGGAGGGCGTGACGTGGTCGCCCGCGGAGGGAACCGCGGGCACGATCGGAGCCTGCAGCGCGACCCCGGGGGCGAGCGGCGGCTCGTCGGGTTCCCCCGGCGAGCGCAGGAAAAGCTCGAACGTGTCCTCTGGGCGGCTGAACTGCGGGTCGAATGCGGGAACAGCCTGTTCGGTCGGCGCCGACTCCTCCGGAACCGACTCCTCCGGAACCGACTCGACGGGCGGTTGCGCGGCGGGCGGCACGACCGGTTCGGGCGACACGACCGGTTCGGGCGACACGACCGGTTCGGGCGGCACGACCGGTTCGGGCGGCACGACCGGTTCGGGCGCATCCGGTGCCTTGTCATCCGCCCCCGCGACCACGCGCCCGCCCGTCAGCTGCTGGAGCAGCCATTCGGAGCTGCCGAACTCAGGCTCCGGCGCGCCGGCGTCGCCGTCGGCCGTCGGGTCGCCGTCGTTCCCGCCGCGGTGGTCGGCCACTATTCGAGCCCCAGATCCTCGAGACCGATGGCGGCGAAGTAGGGGAATCCGGCCTCTTCGATGATCTCGCGGGCACCGGTATTGCGATCGACGACGACGGCGACGCCGACGACGATGGCACCGACCTTCTTGAGCGCCTCGATCGCTTTCAGCGGCGAGCCGCCGGTGGTCGAGGTGTCTTCGAGCACGATCACGCGCTTGCCCTGGAGGTCGGGGCCCTCCACCTGCTTGCCGCGCCCGTGGTCCTTGGGCTCCTTGCGCACCACGAACGCGTCGTACGCGAGACCGCGCGCGGCGCCCTGATGCAGAATCGCCGCGGCCACCGGGTCGGCTCCCATCGTCATGCCGCCGACGGCGACGACATCCGGAACCTCGCCGATCAGATCGAGCATCACCTGGCCGATGAGCGGTGCGACGCGGTGGTCGAGACTCACCTTGCGCAGATCGACGTAGTAGGTCGCCTTCTTCCCGCTGGTCAACGTGAAGTCGCCGTGGAACACGGCGTCGGCCGAGATGTAGTCGATGAGCTGCTGTCTTGCGTCGGTCACGTCCCCGATTCTAGAGGGCAACCGGAAGGATACGCCTCCCCTGCAAGACAAGCGGAGTCCCCGCCCTCCACAGGTTCCCGCCCCGGCTGGAGACCGGTCGGTGGCGGCCGATACCATCGGGGCATGCGCGTTGCGACCTGGAATGTGAACTCGATCCGCACCCGAGTGGGGCGGGTCGTCGACTGGATGGTGCGAGAAGACATCGATGTCCTCGCCATGCAGGAGATCAAGTGCAAGCCGGAGCAGTTCCCCGCGCAGGCCTTCGACGACGCCGGCTACGACCTCGCCATCCACGGGCTCAACCAGTGGAACGGCGTCGCCATCGCCAGCCGGCTCCCGCTGGAAGACGTCGAAGTCGGCTTCCCCGATATGCCCGGGTTCCTGAAAGGGCACGACGGTCCCGACCTGCCCCAGGAGGCGCGGGCGATCGGCGCGACGGTAGACGGCATCCGGGTGTGGAGCCTCTACGTGCCGAACGGCCGAGCCCTCGACGATCCGCACTACCACTACAAACTCGACTGGCTGGCCACGCTGGCGGCAGACACCCAGCGCTGGCTCGCAGAGAAGCCCGATCTTCCGCTGGCGCTCATGGGTGACTGGAACGTGGCGCCGCTCGACTCCGATGTGGGCGACCCGACCATCGTCCAAGGCGTCTCCACCCATGTCTCACCGGCCGAACGCAGCGCATTCAGCGCGTTCGAGAAGGTCGGCCTCACCGACGTCGTGCGACCCCTCGTTCCCGACGGGTACACCTATTGGGACTACAAACAGCTGCGGTTCCCCCGCAACGAGGGCATGCGTATCGACTTCATCCTCGGCTCGAAGCCGTTCGCCGACCTCGTCACCGGAGCGAGCATTCATCGCAATGAGCGCAAAGGCGACGCCCCGAGCGATCACGTTCCGGTCGTCGTCGATCTCGATCTCGCTGCCGACGAAGACGACGACGATCGGCCGATGATCTTCGGCTGACATCGCCTTCCTGCGCGATCACGCAACCGTTCAGCCAACGCCCACCGGCGCGCCCAACACAACTTTCGTTACGTAACATTTCCTTTCTCTCAGCAACGGCCGCCGCGGGCCGGTAGCTTCGGAGGTCCGGCACCCCCAACCGTCTGCCCGACTCCGGAGCGAGAACCATGTCGTCACCGTCAGCCTTCCCCGTCGAATTCGTCGACGTCGGGCGCACCTTCGTCGTGCAGAAGAGCCGCCGGAACCGCGACGCCGTCGCATCCGATGCCGGTGGTCGCCGGCCCGTGCTGCGCGATGTCTCGCTCGACGTGCAGGCCGGCGAGGTCGTGGCCATCCTCGGCGCGAGCGGATGCGGGAAGTCAACGCTGCTGCGCATCGCGGGCGGCCTCGACACCCCCACAGCGGGGTCCGCCCGCATCGACGGAACCACGGTGACCGGTGTCGACGCGCGCTGCGCCGTCGGGTTCCAAGAACCGCGCCTGCTCCCCTGGAGGACACTCGCGGCCAACGTCGCCCTCGGCCTCCCGCGCGGACTCGGCCGTCGCGAGGGCGCCGACCGCGTCGCTCGGCTGCTCGACCTCGTCGCCCTCTCGTCGTCGGCGGCGCTGCGCCCCCGCGAAGTGTCCGGCGGGATGGCCCAACGCGCCTCCCTGGCCCGTGCCCTGGCCCGCAATCCGGGCGTGCTCCTGCTCGACGAGCCCTTCGGCGCCCTGGATGCGCTCACCCGCCTCAAAATGCAAGACCTCCTGCTCGACGTTCACCGCGCCGCGCCCACGACGATCCTCCTCGTCACCCACGACGTGGACGAGGCTCTTCAGCTCGCCGACCGCATCATCCTGCTGGGCGCCGAGGAGGGACGACCCGGCGCGACGATCCAGCGCGTCGTCACCGTGCCGGGCAGTCGACCGCGCGACCGGGGTTCGGCCGAACTCGCACAGTTGCGGGCCGAACTCCTCGACGGCCTCGGCATCGACCGCCACGGCCACGCACACGGCGTCTCGGTCTCCTCCACGATTCCTGCCTTCCCCTACTAATCCACAGCTTCGTCAGCGGCCGGGCTTCGGGCCCGGCCGACGGCGAGGCTGGAATCACCACAGCACACCGACCACAGCATCTCTGAGAGGCACCATGCGTAAACCCACACTCGTCACCGCCGCCATCGCGATCGCCGCAGCCGCCGGCCTGATGCTCTCCGGCTGCGTCGCCGGAGAGGGAGCCGACGCGGCCGGCAGCTCGTCCGGCGTCACGAAAGGCGGAACGCTCAACATCGACTTCGCGACCTACAACCCGCTGAGTCTCGTCATCAAGAAAGAGGGCTGGCTCGAGAAGGCGCTCAAGAAGCAGGACATCACGGTCAACTGGGTGCAGTCCGCCGGCTCGAACAAGGCGAACGAGGCACTGCGCTCCGGGGCGATCGACGTCGGCTCCACGGCCGGCTCGGCCGCTCTGCTCGCCCGCTCGAACGGTTCACCGATCCAGGCCATCGACATCTTCTCCCAGCCCGAGTGGTCGGCGATCGTAGTCGGCGCGAACTCGCCCATCACCTCGGTGAAGCAGCTCAAGGGCAAGCAGATCGCCGCCACCAAGGGAACCGACCCCTACTTCTTCCTGCTGCAGGCGCTCGAAGCCAACGGTCTGTCGGCCGACGATGTCACCATCCAGAACCTGCAGCACGCCGACGGGTGGGCCGCACTTCAGAACGGCTCGGTGGATGCGTGGAGCGGCCTCGACCCGATCATGGCGAACGCCGAGAAGAGCGGCGCGAAGCTCATCTACCGCAACGTGGCCTTCAACACCTACGGCTTCTTGAACGCCACCGAGTCCTTCCTCAAGGCGAAGCCCGATGTGGCACAGACCGTGGTGAACACATATGAGTATGCCCGCGCCTGGGCTCAGAAGCACCCCGACCAGACTGCGACGATCCTCTCCGACGTCGCCGGCATCGATCCGGCAGTGGCCTCCACGGTCATCTCCGAGCGCACCAACCTCGACGTCTCGCCGATCCCCGGCGAAGCCCAGCTCGCGGTGCTCAAGAAGGTCGGGCCGATCTTCGTGGCCTCGGGCGACGTGAAGACCCAGTCAGACATCGACACCGCACTGAAGACGCTGCTCAACCCGACCTTCGTCAAGAAGGCCGACCCGAGCGCCATCGGAGGCTGACCGGTACATGAGCTCACAGAACGCACCGGAGGGCGACGGCCCGCTGATCGTGGTCGGCGGGCCTGGGCTCGACTTCGGCTCGGCGATGTCGGTGGCGGGCGAGCGACCCCGTTCGGCAGCGCCGTCGCGCGACGGCCGCATCCCGTTCCTGTCGCGGCGCTGGGTGCGGATCGTCGGCGGCTTCGTGCTGCCGCTGGTCCTGCTCGCCACCTGGCAGATCGCCTCCACCTCCGGTGCGTTCACCGCCTCCCAGCTGCCATCGCCGCAGATGGTGGTCGAGGCGGCCGTCGACCTGGCCCAGAGGGGCCTGCTCGGCCTCTACATCGCCATCTCGACGCAGCGGGTGCTCATCGGTTTCCTCTGCGGCGCCGCGCTCGGGCTCCTCTTCGGTGCGCTCGTCGGCCTGTCCCGCCTGTCAGACATCCTGTTCAGCCCGACGCTGAGCGCTGTTCGAGCCGTGCCCTCGCTCGCCTGGGTGCCGCTCCTGATCCTCTGGTTCAAGATCGGCGAAGACTCCAAAGTGATCCTGATCGCCATCGGCGCGTTCTTCCCCGTCTACACGATGGTCGCGGCCGCACTGAAACACGTCGACCGCCACCTCATCGAGGCCGGGCGGGCGTTCGGGCTGAACGGAGTGCGCCTCTTCACCACCGTGCAGCTGCCCGCGGTGCTCCCGTCGGTCATCTCCGGCCTGCGGCTCGCCCTCGCCCAATCGTGGCTGTTCCTGGTGGCCGCCGAGCTCATCGCCTCGTCGATGGGCCTCGGATTCCTGCTCAGCGACTCCTCGAACAACGGCCGCACCGACCGGCTCTTCCTCGCGATCATCCTGCTGGCCGTGCTGGGCAAGCTCACCGACTCGTTGCTCGGCCTGTTCGAACGCTGGTCGGCCCGCCGCTGGGGATAGCGCCCGGAACGAACCGGCGGCGAGTCACCGGCACGGCGACTCAGCGCTGGCGGCCGGTGAAGTCGTCCATCGAGTTGTAGACGCCGAAGACCCGGTCGGCGAGCACATCCCAGGCCCGAGTGGGCAGAATGCCTTTCAGGGTCTTGGCCAGTGCGACCGACCAGGGGAGCATCAGCATCGGGCGGCCGGCGAGCATGGCCCGCCAGACCCTGTCGACCACCCGCTCCGGAGCAAGCACCGGTGTGAGCAGCGGACCGCGGGCGCCCTCGAACATCCCCGTATCGATATAGCTCGGCACCACCGTCGTGACACGAACATGACCGAAGCCCTGCTGCACCAGCTCGATCCGCAGGCTGTCGCTCCACCCGATCACCGCCCATTTGGAGGCGGCGTAGACGCTCATCCGAGGGTTGGCGACCGTACCGGCCGCCGAGGCGATATTGACGACACGGGCCTCCCGGGCGCTCTCGATCATGCCGGGCAGGAACTCCCGGGTGATGTACATCGGCGCGAGCGCGTTGACCTGCATCGTCGGCCGGGTGTCCTCGCCGTTGTCGTGCTCCCAGAAGTATTTGCCCCGAACGATACCGGCGTTGTTGATGAGCACATCCACACCGCCGATCTCTTTGCGAACAGCCTGAGCCGTCTGGGCGATCGCCCCCAGCTCGCCGAGATCGAGCACGAAGGGATGCACGGTCGTCGCGGGACGGCCGGCGGCCGAACTCGGCGAACGATCAGGGGCACCCCAGGCCGTGACCTCCCGGTCATCCATCACGATCGATCGCAGCCCGGCGACCACCTCGCGCAGTGCCTCCTCGTCGCGATCCCACACGACGACGGCCCGCGCACCCTCCCGCACCGCGCGCTCGGCGTAGAGCCTCCCCATGCCCGCCGCCGCGCCCGTGATCAGCACCCGCGCGCCCCGCACCGTTCTCGTCATGTGTCCATCATCGCAACCCCACCCGGAATCCGCGTTCGCGGTCTGGGCTCAGCGGCGACGACGGTACTCGGCGCGCTCCTCAGTGGTGAGGTGCTCGGTGGCGTAGCTCAGCATCGTGCGGGGCATGGCGGCGGCATTGGCGTCGAGAAAGGCGAGCAGCTCAGACCGGTCGACGCGTTTGCCCACCTCGCGCAACATCCACCCCACCGCCTTGTGCATGAGGTCTTCAGGGTCGCCGAGCAGGCGTTCTGCGAGGGCGAGGGTGGTGGAGGCGTCGCCGTGCTTGATGAACGCGAACGAGGAGAGCACCGCCACCCGACGCTGCCAGAGGTCGCCGCTCGATGCCAGCTCGAACAACAGGTCGCGCGGCCGCTGCCAGAGATACTCGCCGAGAACGAACTCCGCCGAAGCGTCGACCAGATCCCAGTTGTTCACGCATCCACGGCGCACGGCATCCAGATAGAAGTCGGCCAGCCCGTCGACCGCGGCTGTCGCGGTGGCCACCATGGACACACCTCGCGCGGGCCGATTCGCCACCTCGAACAGCCGATTCAGAATGATGAGGCCGGCCAGGCGATGCTCGTGCACCCCGCTGTCGAGCAGCAGCCGGATCTGAGCGAGCTCGAGGCCGGCGAACCGCTTCGCGATCACGCGGGTACGCGGCACTCGCACGCCGATGAAGACGTCACCCTCGCCGTACTGCCCGGGGCCGGTCTTGAAGAAGCGCTGCAAAAAGAGGGCGTCATCGGCGTCGGCCTCCTCGGCGAGCGCGCTCATCACTTCGGCGGCGGTGCCGGCGGGGGCTGGTTCGGCAGCGGTCATGCGGCGAGCCTAGCGGCGCCACGCCCCTCCACAGGAGACGGATTCACGCGTCTCTGCACAGATCGACGAAACAATAGCGCGCGTTTCGATCGATCACGCAAGAATTCCCTCTAGCGAGCAAGAAAAATTCGAAAGGTTCTCGTTAGGCTCGAAGAGGGTGCGCGACGTGCGCCCGACCGAAGCTGCCGCAACCGCGGCCGATCAACGACGGGAGGTTCGTCATGTCTCAATTCGTCTCTCACTTTGAAAAGAACGCGATTGTCGGAGAACCCGAGGTCGTCGAAGACTTCCCCACCGTGCGTTCGCTCGCGTCGCATCCAGCCTGGCTCCGCCTGAAAGATGCGGCGGTGGCCGTTCAAGCCGTCCAGATCAAAGACGGCTCGGTGCCCGACGAGGCCGACAAACCGGCCGCAGTGCAGCACATCGGCCGGATCCTCTCTTCGATCGAGGAGCTCTCCCCGCACTTCCCCCACGATGCGACGTATCTGGCTGCCCTCGCCGACGATTTCCGGCGGTGGGTCTCGGAAGACCTCGGCGTTCCCGACTTCCTCGACTCGCTGGCCGCCTTCCAGCCGCAGCAGCACCGCGTCGACGGGCTCGGCCACCTCGTCGTCTTCCCGATGTACACGCAGAACGGCAGCACGAACCGGCTTGTGGAGGCGGTTCTCGTCGAGGTCATCTGGCCGGAGTTCGTCGCCGAGCTGGAGGCCGGAGAATACGGCAACAAGCTTTTCGTGCCGCTGAGATTCGTCGACTTCACCCCCGGCTACGACACCAACTCGGCGGTGCTGTTCCCCGAGACGGTGGCGATGCGCGAGATCCCGACCTTCACCTGGGGAGCCATCTTCCAAGACCGCGAGGCCGCTCGCTACCGCCGCGTGGTGCGGGCGGCGAGCGAGATCACCAAGATCGCGCTTCCGGCCGACGCGTCCGCGATGCTAGACGACCAGAAGCTCACGGAGGAGACCTTCGTGATGTGGGATCTCATCCACGATCGCAGCCACATGCGCGGCGACCTGCCGTTCGATCCGTTCATGATCAAACAGCGCATGCCCTTCTTCCTCTACTCCCTCGAAGAGCTGCGCTGCGATCTGACGGCGTTCCGCGAATCGGTGCGGCTCGAGCGCGAGCTCGGCGCCCTGCCGGAGGCAGAGCTGTCAGACGCGCAACGGCAGATCCGCGACCACGCCCACCTCGTGCAATACGCGGTGATCTTCGATCGCATCTTCCGGTTCGCGATCACCGGCGGCCGCGTGCGCAACTACGACGGTCTGGGCGGCCAGCTGTTGTTCGCCTGGATGCACCAGCACGACGTTCTGCACTGGACCGACACACAGCTCACCATCGACTGGCAGAACGTCCCCGACGTGGTGGTCGCCCTGAGCGATCAGATCAATGAGCTCTACTGGCGTTCCATCGACCGGCCGAAGGTGGCTCACTGGCTGGCGGCATACGAGATGCTCACGAAGACGCTCACGCCGAACCCGGCATCGCAGTGGGCCCGAGGACTGCCCGACGAGATCCTGGCCGGCGTGCCGAAGGGCTACACGGATGCCGTCCTCGACGACGAGTTCCCGCTCTCGATGTTCTATGAGGCGCTGAATAAGAAGATGGCCGCGGTCATCGAGTCGACAGCGGGCATCACCGGGGAGTCGGAGGGCCGGTGAGCAGCGAGCACGTCGCGACGGCCCGGGCGGAGACGCCCGGGCCGCTCGCGGAGAGAACCGTCCTCATCGCCGGCGCGACGAGCGCGAGCGGCGAAGCCGTCGCGCGTGCCCTCGTCGCGGCGGGCGCCACGGTGCTCGCCGTCGGAACCCGCCCGCAGGCGCTGGACGCGCTCGCGGCGGCGGTGCCAGGCGTCGACACCCGGGTCTGCGACCTCGCCGACCGTTCGGCCGTCGCTGAACTGGCGATGCGCATCCACCTCAAGTTCGGCGACATCGACGGTCTCGTGCACCTCGTCGGCGGCTGGCGCGGTGGCGGCGGGATCGCCGGCCAGAGCGACGACGACTGGGCCTTCCTCGAGCGCTCGTTCGCGACCCTGCGCAACACGTCGCGGGTGTTCTACGACGACCTCGTCGCCTCCCCCGCGGGCCGGCTCGCGATCGTCTCGTCGACCGCGGTCGACCGGCCCGCCGCCGGCGGCGCGAACTACGCGGCGGCCAAAGCGGCAGCGGATGCGTGGACCCGCGCGATCGCGCAGGGCTTCGCCAAGACGGCACCGAATGCTGCGGCGGCCATCTTCGTCGTCACCACGCTCGCCGGGCTGGAGGACGAGCTCGCCCGCCGCATCGTCGACCTGTGGTCGGTCGAGCCCACGACCGTCAACGGCGTGCGTCAGGTGCTCACCGCACCGCCGTCGCAACCCGACGGGTCCGCCGATCCTGCGAGGATAGTGACGTGACGCTACAACTCCACGACCTCGCCCTCCGCGGCTTCGCCTCCGACAACTACGCGGGTGTGCACCCCGAGATCCTCGACGCCATCGCGGCGGCCAATGAGGGCCACCAGATCGCCTACGGCGAAGACGTCTACACCGCTCGCCTGCACGAGGTGTTCGCCGAACATTTCGGCGAAGGCGTGCAGGTGTTCCCGGTGTTCAACGGAACCGGTGCCAATGTGGTCGGACTGCAATCGATGATCCCCCGCTGGGGTGCGGTCGTCTGCGCGAAGACCGCCCACATCAACACCGACGAAGCCGGCGCACCCGAACGCGTAGCCGGCATGAAGCTGCTCCCGGTCGAGACACCGGACGGCAAACTGACACCCGAACTCATCGATCGCGAAGCCTGGGGCTGGGGAGACGAGCACCGCGCGCAACCGCTCGTCGTCTCGATCACGCAGACCACCGAGGTCGGCACGGCGTATACGGTCGAGGAGATCAGGGCCATCGCCGATCATGCGCACTCGCTCGGCATGAAGCTCCACATGGACGGCGCCCGCATCTCCAACGCCGCCGCCGCACTCGGTCTTCCGCTTCGCGCGTTCACCACCGACGCCGGCGTCGACGTGCTCAGCTTCGGCGGCACCAAGAACGGCATGCTCTACGGCGAGGCTGTCGTCGTGCTCAATCCCGACGCCTCCGAGGGCCTCCTCTACCTGCGCAAGCTGAACATGCAGCTCGCCTCCAAGATGCGCTTCATCTCGGCCCAGCTGATCGCGATGCTCACCGACGAGCTGTGGCTGCGCTCGGCCTCGCACGCCAATGCGATGGCGGCCCGCCTGCGCGCGGCAATCGAAACGGGGATCGCCGACGGCAGCATCCCGGGCGTGGGCTTCAGCCAGGCGACCGAGTCGAACGGCGTGTTCGCCACCCTGCCGGCCGGCGTCGCCGACCGGCTGCGTGAGCATTTCCGCTTCTACGACTGGAATGCTGCGAACAACGAAGTGCGCTGGATGTGCTCGTTCGACACCACCGAGCACGACATCGACGCCTTCGTCGCGGCCTTGCGCGAAGAGCTCGCAGTCTGACTCGACCGCACCGGGAGCGGTTACACTGGACCGATCGCCCTACTGGACCATTCCTTCTACTGGAATGACACTCCTACTGGGGTACAAATCGTGTCCTCATTTTGACCCACACGGCGCTCTTTTCGGTTAGAGTTCAAGAGTCGACAGAGGAACCCGAATATCCTCCGCCGATAACCCCGAAACGTATGCCGGGCGCGTGAACCATCCCTAGGGTTCATGCACCCGGCATCGTGGTTTAACGGCACCCTCGAGTGGGCGCGACCCGTCCGCAGGTATTCACACGGTTCGAGACGCGCAATGGCCGGGCGCGTACGCTCGAGGCATGGATGTCAGCCCTCCGGTCACCGAGCGGCGCACCGTCACGGTGGATGCGCGCGAACGGACACTCCTCCTTGTTCGCGACGAGCATCCCGCTGAGCATCCCGCCCTCGTCTTGCTCTTCCACGGGTCGAACCAGACCGGGGAGCGTCTGCGCGAGTTCGCGGGCCGGGCGTTCGACGGCTTCACCACGAACGGCTCGGCGATCGTCGCATACCTGGACGGTTACGGCAAACACTGGAACGACGCCCGCACTGCCATCGACTTCGCGGCCCGCCGCGACGATGTCGACGATGCGGGGTTCGCAGCGGCGGTGATCGACTTCGCGGTCGCCCGGTTCGGGGTCGACCGCGGGAGGGTCTTCGCGGTCGGCTATTCGAACGGAGGGCAGCTGGTCGAACGACTGCTGCTCGAGACACCCGAGCGGCTGGCCGGCGCGGCGCTGATCGCGGCCACGCTTCCGGCGGCCGAGAACCTCGCGGTGCACCCCGTGGACGGGCCGGCTGTGCCGACCGTCCTCTTTCACGGCACGAAGGATCCTCTGGTCCCCTACGACGGCGGGATGGCGAGCCTGTGGGGTTTCCGCCCGCGCGGGCTCGGCGTCTCCGCTCTCGCCACCGCGGCGTTCT contains the following coding sequences:
- the pyrE gene encoding orotate phosphoribosyltransferase, whose product is MTDARQQLIDYISADAVFHGDFTLTSGKKATYYVDLRKVSLDHRVAPLIGQVMLDLIGEVPDVVAVGGMTMGADPVAAAILHQGAARGLAYDAFVVRKEPKDHGRGKQVEGPDLQGKRVIVLEDTSTTGGSPLKAIEALKKVGAIVVGVAVVVDRNTGAREIIEEAGFPYFAAIGLEDLGLE
- a CDS encoding alpha/beta hydrolase family esterase; the protein is MDVSPPVTERRTVTVDARERTLLLVRDEHPAEHPALVLLFHGSNQTGERLREFAGRAFDGFTTNGSAIVAYLDGYGKHWNDARTAIDFAARRDDVDDAGFAAAVIDFAVARFGVDRGRVFAVGYSNGGQLVERLLLETPERLAGAALIAATLPAAENLAVHPVDGPAVPTVLFHGTKDPLVPYDGGMASLWGFRPRGLGVSALATAAFFAKRNGITAVPTTAPLRHRVESGPTRVERTDYRQNGHAPVTLYTIVGGGHTIPGSQNAPRTLGATAHDIDAAALIADFFALTRAAPTRPLR
- a CDS encoding SDR family NAD(P)-dependent oxidoreductase — encoded protein: MTRTVRGARVLITGAAAGMGRLYAERAVREGARAVVVWDRDEEALREVVAGLRSIVMDDREVTAWGAPDRSPSSAAGRPATTVHPFVLDLGELGAIAQTAQAVRKEIGGVDVLINNAGIVRGKYFWEHDNGEDTRPTMQVNALAPMYITREFLPGMIESAREARVVNIASAAGTVANPRMSVYAASKWAVIGWSDSLRIELVQQGFGHVRVTTVVPSYIDTGMFEGARGPLLTPVLAPERVVDRVWRAMLAGRPMLMLPWSVALAKTLKGILPTRAWDVLADRVFGVYNSMDDFTGRQR
- a CDS encoding threonine aldolase family protein; amino-acid sequence: MTLQLHDLALRGFASDNYAGVHPEILDAIAAANEGHQIAYGEDVYTARLHEVFAEHFGEGVQVFPVFNGTGANVVGLQSMIPRWGAVVCAKTAHINTDEAGAPERVAGMKLLPVETPDGKLTPELIDREAWGWGDEHRAQPLVVSITQTTEVGTAYTVEEIRAIADHAHSLGMKLHMDGARISNAAAALGLPLRAFTTDAGVDVLSFGGTKNGMLYGEAVVVLNPDASEGLLYLRKLNMQLASKMRFISAQLIAMLTDELWLRSASHANAMAARLRAAIETGIADGSIPGVGFSQATESNGVFATLPAGVADRLREHFRFYDWNAANNEVRWMCSFDTTEHDIDAFVAALREELAV
- a CDS encoding aliphatic sulfonate ABC transporter substrate-binding protein, translated to MRKPTLVTAAIAIAAAAGLMLSGCVAGEGADAAGSSSGVTKGGTLNIDFATYNPLSLVIKKEGWLEKALKKQDITVNWVQSAGSNKANEALRSGAIDVGSTAGSAALLARSNGSPIQAIDIFSQPEWSAIVVGANSPITSVKQLKGKQIAATKGTDPYFFLLQALEANGLSADDVTIQNLQHADGWAALQNGSVDAWSGLDPIMANAEKSGAKLIYRNVAFNTYGFLNATESFLKAKPDVAQTVVNTYEYARAWAQKHPDQTATILSDVAGIDPAVASTVISERTNLDVSPIPGEAQLAVLKKVGPIFVASGDVKTQSDIDTALKTLLNPTFVKKADPSAIGG
- a CDS encoding DUF6421 family protein codes for the protein MSQFVSHFEKNAIVGEPEVVEDFPTVRSLASHPAWLRLKDAAVAVQAVQIKDGSVPDEADKPAAVQHIGRILSSIEELSPHFPHDATYLAALADDFRRWVSEDLGVPDFLDSLAAFQPQQHRVDGLGHLVVFPMYTQNGSTNRLVEAVLVEVIWPEFVAELEAGEYGNKLFVPLRFVDFTPGYDTNSAVLFPETVAMREIPTFTWGAIFQDREAARYRRVVRAASEITKIALPADASAMLDDQKLTEETFVMWDLIHDRSHMRGDLPFDPFMIKQRMPFFLYSLEELRCDLTAFRESVRLERELGALPEAELSDAQRQIRDHAHLVQYAVIFDRIFRFAITGGRVRNYDGLGGQLLFAWMHQHDVLHWTDTQLTIDWQNVPDVVVALSDQINELYWRSIDRPKVAHWLAAYEMLTKTLTPNPASQWARGLPDEILAGVPKGYTDAVLDDEFPLSMFYEALNKKMAAVIESTAGITGESEGR
- a CDS encoding DNA alkylation repair protein, translating into MTAAEPAPAGTAAEVMSALAEEADADDALFLQRFFKTGPGQYGEGDVFIGVRVPRTRVIAKRFAGLELAQIRLLLDSGVHEHRLAGLIILNRLFEVANRPARGVSMVATATAAVDGLADFYLDAVRRGCVNNWDLVDASAEFVLGEYLWQRPRDLLFELASSGDLWQRRVAVLSSFAFIKHGDASTTLALAERLLGDPEDLMHKAVGWMLREVGKRVDRSELLAFLDANAAAMPRTMLSYATEHLTTEERAEYRRRR
- a CDS encoding SDR family NAD(P)-dependent oxidoreductase — protein: MSSEHVATARAETPGPLAERTVLIAGATSASGEAVARALVAAGATVLAVGTRPQALDALAAAVPGVDTRVCDLADRSAVAELAMRIHLKFGDIDGLVHLVGGWRGGGGIAGQSDDDWAFLERSFATLRNTSRVFYDDLVASPAGRLAIVSSTAVDRPAAGGANYAAAKAAADAWTRAIAQGFAKTAPNAAAAIFVVTTLAGLEDELARRIVDLWSVEPTTVNGVRQVLTAPPSQPDGSADPARIVT
- a CDS encoding exodeoxyribonuclease III gives rise to the protein MRVATWNVNSIRTRVGRVVDWMVREDIDVLAMQEIKCKPEQFPAQAFDDAGYDLAIHGLNQWNGVAIASRLPLEDVEVGFPDMPGFLKGHDGPDLPQEARAIGATVDGIRVWSLYVPNGRALDDPHYHYKLDWLATLAADTQRWLAEKPDLPLALMGDWNVAPLDSDVGDPTIVQGVSTHVSPAERSAFSAFEKVGLTDVVRPLVPDGYTYWDYKQLRFPRNEGMRIDFILGSKPFADLVTGASIHRNERKGDAPSDHVPVVVDLDLAADEDDDDRPMIFG
- a CDS encoding ABC transporter permease; translated protein: MSVAGERPRSAAPSRDGRIPFLSRRWVRIVGGFVLPLVLLATWQIASTSGAFTASQLPSPQMVVEAAVDLAQRGLLGLYIAISTQRVLIGFLCGAALGLLFGALVGLSRLSDILFSPTLSAVRAVPSLAWVPLLILWFKIGEDSKVILIAIGAFFPVYTMVAAALKHVDRHLIEAGRAFGLNGVRLFTTVQLPAVLPSVISGLRLALAQSWLFLVAAELIASSMGLGFLLSDSSNNGRTDRLFLAIILLAVLGKLTDSLLGLFERWSARRWG
- a CDS encoding ABC transporter ATP-binding protein; amino-acid sequence: MSSPSAFPVEFVDVGRTFVVQKSRRNRDAVASDAGGRRPVLRDVSLDVQAGEVVAILGASGCGKSTLLRIAGGLDTPTAGSARIDGTTVTGVDARCAVGFQEPRLLPWRTLAANVALGLPRGLGRREGADRVARLLDLVALSSSAALRPREVSGGMAQRASLARALARNPGVLLLDEPFGALDALTRLKMQDLLLDVHRAAPTTILLVTHDVDEALQLADRIILLGAEEGRPGATIQRVVTVPGSRPRDRGSAELAQLRAELLDGLGIDRHGHAHGVSVSSTIPAFPY